GGTGCAGCATACCACGGAAAAATTTATGTTTGTCACCCAATCCATCCAGCAGGTCAGTACCGACAATCAAGAAATTGTTGCCGCCGCTAAAGAACAGGCAGAAGCCATCCAGCAGGTCAACGAAGCGATCGCTACCCTCAAAGATGGCATCCAACATTTAGCTACCACCACCCGCGAAAACCGAGAAATTGTGGAGCAGCTCCACCAAGCCAATCAAAAACTGCGCATTTTTGTATAATAGCACCAAAAGCAGTTGTTTGCTTACATATGGTTTTTCATACGTTGTAAATACACTTGCACTACGCGATCGCTGGGATTTTCCCGCCAGCATTCTTGCAACAGTTGGGTAGCAGCCACATAATTGCGGCGGTAGTACAGTTGCAAAGCTCTTTCAAAACGCATCAGGGTATCTAGTTTGCCTTGGCGAACTGCCGCCGGATCGCCGTCAAAGATTTCAAACACTCCCACCGCCTGGGATTTGCCTTTAACCTGTACCCGATCTATAAATCGTACCAAATACTCCTGGGGAAAATCCAACAAAGAAAGCGTGTGGTGGGAAATCAGTAAAGAAGTGCCGTATTTTTTGGTTAAACTTTCCAACCGACAAGCCAAATTCACCGCATCGCCAATGACCGTGGTATCCATACGTTGTTGACCGCCAACCGTTCCCACCGCCAGCATTCCCGTGTTGATGCCAATACCAATGCGAATGGGATGCTTGCCATCATGCCAACGTTCCTGATTGCGTACATTTAAATTTTGTAACATCGCGATCGCAGCATTAACCGCATCGTTCACCCCACAAGCAAACAACGCCATAATCCCGTCGCCAATGTATTTGTCAATAAACCCGCAATGTTCTGAAATCACCGGTTCCATGGTACTAAGGTAACCGTTAATAAACTGGAAATTTTCCGCTAGGGTCATGGTTTCCGAAAGGGAAGTAAAATCGCGAATATCTGCAAACATCACCGACATTTGCTGCTGCAAGCGATCGCCCAACTGAACTTCCAGAATACTTTCCTTGTTTAAAAGATGCAAAAACTCGTGGGGAACGAAACGACTGTAGGCAGCATTCAAATTCGACAAATACAAATGGGTTTTAATTCTGGCGAGAAGCTCGGATTTAGAAATGGGTTTGGTGAGGTAATCGTTAGCACCTACATGCAATCCTTCCACCACATCGTTCACCTGATTCTTAGCTGTAAGCATCAAAACCGGCAGTTCGTTAGCTGGGAATTGAGCGCGTAATTTCCGACAAACCTCATAGCCAGTCATCTGCGGCATCATAATATCGAGAAGAACCAGGTCTGGCTTGAACCCGTTCTCGATGAGTTGCAATGCCTCTAGACCGCTGGTGGCTTGTGTAATATCGTAATCGTGCAATGCCAAATGATTGGCAAGTACCTGAATGTTAATAGGTTCGTCGTCTACAATCAAAATGGAAAAGCGATCGCGTACATTCTCAATAGCAGCACAACCGTTGTTGGTAGCGGTGGCTGGCGTCGCTTGGGAGACTGCTTCGGTATTTGCGATCGCGTCGTTGCGAGTGGGAACCGATGGTAACAACTGCGATCGCCATTGGTTTTTAGAAACCAGGAAATCCCCTGCAATGGGGGGTGGCAAATCAGCCACTGGCAAAGTAAACGTAAACTGAGAACCGCTTCCCAATTGCGACTCTACAGAAATATCGCCACCATGCAAATTCACCAATTTTTTCGTAATTGCCAATCCCAAACCCGTTCCTTGATACTGCCTGGTATGGGAACCATCCCCTTGATGAAAAGAATCAAAAATATGCGGCAACACCTCCGGCGAAATCCCACTTCCCGTATCAGCAACTGTCACCGCAATTTGGCGGCATTCCTCGCTATCCTCCGACGGCGAAACCAGTTCCGCGGAAACCGTTACCCAACCGCTGTCGGTGAATTTAATCGCATTACCTACCAAATTGTATAAAATTTGTTGCAAGCGGTTTTCGTCTGCTTCCACAGGGGGAAAATTCGGATCGACCTCGTTGCGTAGTTCGATGGGTTTGGTGCCAACGGTAGTTTGGCTGAGGGTTAACACCACTTCCACCATTGACCGCAGTTCCACGGGTTTGCGGTGGAGTTGCAAACTTTGATGCTTCAGCTGCGAAAAATCTAGAATATCGTTGACTAGAGTGGTGAGGCGATAGCCACTTTGTACGATCGCATCTAAATTTTGCCTGACTTTGGGAGATAAATCGCCGCCGTAGCCATCCAGCAGCGACTCGGCAATACCGACGATGCCGTTGAGGGGAGTTCGCAGTTCATGAGAAGTGTTGGCGAGGAATTCATCTTTGAGTTTATCCAGTTGTTGCAGTTCGATGTTTTGCCGTTCCAACGTTTCCAGAGACTGACGTAGCTGGGTAGCCATATCTTCAAACGACCGTGCCAGTTCCCCTAACTCATCGGAACGCTGGGTATCTAGTTGCTGCGACCATTTGCGCTTACTCAACTGTTTGGCAGCGGTATTGAGACGCAAAATCGGCTGTACCACCCAACGGGAAGTGACGATTCCAAATAAGACCGCGATCGCGAGGGCAATCATTCCCAGTTGTAAGGTGATGCGGTTGTTGGCATAGATTTGTGCCATAAAATCCGCTTTGGGAATTACCAAGACAATGGTCCAAGATAAGCCCTGTGCGTGGCGAAAAGGGAAAATTTGGACAAAATAACCTTTTCCATCTAGTTTAAATTCTAACTGCTGTTTTTTGTGAATGCGATGCCACCCCCCAAAGTTTTCCTCTAAATACTTGGAAGTCTTGCGCACCAAAGCATTGCGGCTGGCAGTGGCCAGCAGCCGTTGGGGATTAGCACCACCGCGCATTTGCAGGTTTTCCCCGGTGGAACTGGAAACCAACCTTCCCGAGGATTCGACAATGAAAGCTTCGCCAGATTGCCCGATTTCCAAATTTTCTAAAAAGTCGCTTAACTCCACCGTCAGCAGCACATCCGTGGCGCAAACCCCTAGCAATTCATCGTTTTTGGGGTTGTAAACTGGTAAACTGGCGGTGATGGTGGGTTTTTGGGTATCGAAATCCAGGTAAATATCGCTCCAAACAGGGGCATTGGCTTGTATGGCGGCGCGATACCAAGGGCGTTTGCGCGCGTCGTAGGGGTTTTGCCCTTTTCTTAACAACCGACCGCGATTGCCAAAATCGTCTAAAGCATAGTAATGACCCAGATACGCCCCAGCTTCATTGTAGCTTAGTAGCTGCAACTCCCGCTTTTGAGGCGATCGCACCACCCCCAACAAAGCCCCCGTATCGGCACTGCTGCAATAAACCAAATTCGTGGTATCGTAAATTTTAGCCTGTTGCCAAAGCAGCTCGTATCCCGTAGCGTCATTAACATTGATTTGCCCCTGCGCCAGAGCATTGGCATTGAGCTCGTTGATGTGGTGGGGAATTTCCATGTAGTCTTGCAACTGTTGGTCAATGCGCGCTGTCAGTTCGCTACGTAACTGCGAAGAAAGGTCGCGAACTGTTTTTTGACCGTTTCGATAGGCTAGATATCCCGTCAAACCCACAGCGGCAATAATTTGTAGGGCAAAAGGAACGATGAAGACAACTCGTAGGGGTAGCTTTCCAGAAAAACGGGTCAAAAAACGCTGTACAGAGGAAAAAGGCATGGCAGAAGTTCCGCCGTTGGTAAAAATTGAAAACGGCAATTGGT
This is a stretch of genomic DNA from Geitlerinema sp. PCC 9228. It encodes these proteins:
- a CDS encoding response regulator; the encoded protein is MPFSSVQRFLTRFSGKLPLRVVFIVPFALQIIAAVGLTGYLAYRNGQKTVRDLSSQLRSELTARIDQQLQDYMEIPHHINELNANALAQGQINVNDATGYELLWQQAKIYDTTNLVYCSSADTGALLGVVRSPQKRELQLLSYNEAGAYLGHYYALDDFGNRGRLLRKGQNPYDARKRPWYRAAIQANAPVWSDIYLDFDTQKPTITASLPVYNPKNDELLGVCATDVLLTVELSDFLENLEIGQSGEAFIVESSGRLVSSSTGENLQMRGGANPQRLLATASRNALVRKTSKYLEENFGGWHRIHKKQQLEFKLDGKGYFVQIFPFRHAQGLSWTIVLVIPKADFMAQIYANNRITLQLGMIALAIAVLFGIVTSRWVVQPILRLNTAAKQLSKRKWSQQLDTQRSDELGELARSFEDMATQLRQSLETLERQNIELQQLDKLKDEFLANTSHELRTPLNGIVGIAESLLDGYGGDLSPKVRQNLDAIVQSGYRLTTLVNDILDFSQLKHQSLQLHRKPVELRSMVEVVLTLSQTTVGTKPIELRNEVDPNFPPVEADENRLQQILYNLVGNAIKFTDSGWVTVSAELVSPSEDSEECRQIAVTVADTGSGISPEVLPHIFDSFHQGDGSHTRQYQGTGLGLAITKKLVNLHGGDISVESQLGSGSQFTFTLPVADLPPPIAGDFLVSKNQWRSQLLPSVPTRNDAIANTEAVSQATPATATNNGCAAIENVRDRFSILIVDDEPINIQVLANHLALHDYDITQATSGLEALQLIENGFKPDLVLLDIMMPQMTGYEVCRKLRAQFPANELPVLMLTAKNQVNDVVEGLHVGANDYLTKPISKSELLARIKTHLYLSNLNAAYSRFVPHEFLHLLNKESILEVQLGDRLQQQMSVMFADIRDFTSLSETMTLAENFQFINGYLSTMEPVISEHCGFIDKYIGDGIMALFACGVNDAVNAAIAMLQNLNVRNQERWHDGKHPIRIGIGINTGMLAVGTVGGQQRMDTTVIGDAVNLACRLESLTKKYGTSLLISHHTLSLLDFPQEYLVRFIDRVQVKGKSQAVGVFEIFDGDPAAVRQGKLDTLMRFERALQLYYRRNYVAATQLLQECWRENPSDRVVQVYLQRMKNHM